The genomic window ttataaaaataaaaatcacggGTTTTCCCTAAAAGACAGTCAGCAACACcgctaatgtaaaataaataatttatcggcCTATAGACTAAGACTTAGTAAATTACCTTGTGTAGTTGAAACTCAGCAGTCAGCTGAGTAGGTAGTTCTGTGCTGTGTGCCTGTGTAGTGTACTAGTGTGTGTAGTTATTTTTATGACAgtaattattagttttgaaaatcatagttttaaaacataaatctaTTCATTTTTGACAatgaatacaaacaaaaaaaaagttaagggAGGAGCGGAGAAACTTCGACTCAAAAGAAATGCTGAGTTAAAGGCATCAGCTAGCCACccgaatcaaaaaaaattatgctttgTGTCAAAAAGTATTACCTCTACTACTTCGTTAAATTTGGTAAGTTttacttttgttattatttatctaaatgttttatttagtgTAGGCATAATGTCAATTGACTGGTCACAAAACCCAACCTTGGTTTTATAACATGTAGTTAGTTTAGATTTGTATttgttaatgtttattaataccACATctgtatcattttattataaatatattttcatgggACAAGTTGTCTAATGAACATGAGAATGAATGTGATATTATTGAAGTCCAAACAAATGTAGATTCTGTCCATGGTGCTGCTCCCATGATGATTGAAGTAAGATTTTGATAATTAAAGTTGTAGACTTCAATTGAATGTAATGATACCTATTGAATTTGTCCATAGGAAAATTTGCCTAGTGAAGTTGGAGATCAGATTAATACTAGCCTTACAAATACTAATAGCCCACTTTCAATtgaggtaaatattttataaattcaaattttatgtataaatacatatttattaactattttattttaaggaaaAAGTGTTTGATGATGTTCATATTAAACACAAACAAGATGTGACTGTGAATTTGAACTTAGTTCCTTCTGTCATTGAGACTGaggttagtttttttattgaatatacctacaattatacctactgtacctaTGGGTCTCGAACAGGGTTGGGTAAATTTATGTATGCAAGTTTTATACACCATGatgtactatacatttatatacattttttatgcataccaagtgtataaataataattgtttttactgtaatttggataactatttaaaatttaataacagattttgtattgtttatataattattacttattacttattagttataatagtaataattgagGTGagagtttaataattaaaattgtagacTTCAATTGAATGTAATGATACCTATTGAATTTGTCCATAGGAAAATTTGCCTAGTGAAGTTGGAGATCAGATTAATACTAGCCTTACAAATACTAATAGTCCACTTTCAATtgaggtaaatattttataaattcaaattttatgtataaatacatatttatcaactattttattttaaggaaaAAGTGTTTGATGATGTTCATATTAAACACAAACAAGATGTGACTGTGAATTTGAACTTAGTTCCTTCTGTCATTGAGACTGaggttagttttttttattgaatatacctacaattatacctactgtacctaTGGGTCTCGAACAGGGTGTGGTAAATTTAtgcataaatatgttataaatgttatcCAAACTTTCTTTTACAGAATTGCCTTAACgaccaatttttatttaaaaaaaaaataaaaattacagtatattattaagatattcgacattatatctaataaattaaaatattattttaggagaAAAGAACagaagataacatttttttatttcgattacCTACTTCAGCAACTTTGTTcgaaaaattggaatttttaaaaaaacatcctATTCAACCAAAATACACCCACATAAAATTTGatatgatgaaaatatattatagagaagTTTCAGGCAAAAAAATTCACAGAAATTGGCTCTCTTTTTATGTTAACAAtggcattttaaaatcaatgtatTGTTCAGTATGCATTGCATTTGGTaccaaaactaataatttttcatcTGAGTCAGGATGTACAAATTTTCGACATATTTATTCAGTCATTACAAGTCATGAGGAATCCTCTATTCATTCTACGTCAGTAGAAATTTTTTTCCGTGCATCAAAAGAAATGTCGTTAGAATACTTAATTAACCGAGATATGACAAATTTAAGGAATGAAGTTGTTGAAAAGAATATTCATGTCCTAAAGGTTGTTTTTGATATAGTTAAATTTCTTGGGCAACAAAATTTATCTTATAGAGGATCAGCTCAAGGGGAAACATTGGCAAATATTGACGATTTAAGCCTAAATAGTGGAAATTTCCTTGAGATGGTTCGTTTAATTGCTAAGAGAGATGTTATCTTAAACGATCATTTAACTAGATCTATCAAAAAAAGCAAGCAAAGGATAGATAAATTGAAGGCTAATAATAAAGAATCTTCAAAGGGAAGAGGCTCTTTAGttacttttttatctaaaacaactgttgacaaaattatagtagcaattttaataagtattagaaataaaattaaaaacgaaattgGAGAACAAATATTTAGTATCCAAATGGATAGCACACAAGACATCGGTGTTCACGATCAAGCGTCAATTTGCATTCGGTACTTATATAATGGTGAAATCAAAGAGAGGTTATTTGCTGTTGTTAATGTCATAAACTCAAGTGGAAAGGCActttttgaattactaaaagATTGTTTTAATCAACATGGATTACATCTTGACAAAGTTGTTGGTGAATCTTTTGATGGGGCAAGTAACATGAGTGGTTCATTTTCTGGTCTCCAATcattaataaaatctataaataataaaagcgtTTATATTTGGTGTTATAGCCATGTACTAAATCTTTGTATATGTGATACAGTTTCTAATCTAGATGCTAAAAATTTATTCGGTCTTCTCAACagattatctacattttttagtaGTTCATATAAAAGAATGAATGTAtggataaatgaaaataaactaaataatagtattggatcagaaaaattaaaaaaacttcaaaaaatatctGAATCAAATACAAGGTGGTGGTCAAGAAAAAAAGCACTAGATTGGGTTTTTGATGGTGATGGCGCTTTATTTCCTGTTGTATTAAGTGCATTAAATCATATTACTACAGACTCTTCATTTGATGCTAAATGTTTATCTGAAGCACGATCCTTAATAGGCAATTTGTgcgaatttaaaacaataataactgcTCATCTCTTCCTCCACATTTTCAAAGTAATTGGTCCAACTTCTGATTATTTGCAATCGAataacattgatattttaagCGCATGGACTATGgttgaaaatgcaaaaaaacaaataaacaaaattagttttgatactaTTTTTTCAGATTCTCAGGGCTTTAcggaaaaaatgaatataaaatgctATGATTTAGATTTACCTGATCATATTGTTGTTGAAAACGTTTTCCCACAACAAAGGGTTCGACATAGAAAACAGCAATTTGATGAACAATCAGAACCTCAAGTTCTCATGCAAGGTCTTGACAAATTTAAAGTTGATACGTTCCGCTGTGTTATTGACCAAATATCAGTTAGTCTAAATGAAAGATTTTCACAAAACGCATCTTTGATTGCAGATGTCCAATACTTACAtccttcatattttataaatattaaaaatacaatgccTCCAAATGCACTCAAATTAATTGGAAACTTAATAAATGTCGACTTTAAAGTACTACAAAATGAGCTATTAAGTTTTTCAagaatttttccaaatattattgGTAGTATTTCACAAAGAACATCAAATTTAATAGATAGCACAAAATCTAAGGTTATTGAAACTGATATTGAAGAAGAAAATGATTacataaatgattttaatagtaattCAGCTGATAGTAATGAACTATTATATGATGAAGATGAAAAACAtcttaatattaaagctaaacATACAGTTGAAGAATGTAATCAATGTTTAATCTGTTGTTacaaaatgttgtataaatataatatgcattctaTTGCATATACCAACATATATCTAGCATATGAGTATGCGTTGACACTATCATTTACTCAAGTAAATTGCGAAAGAGCTTTCAGTaagttaaaacttattaaaacaaGGCTGCGAGCTACACTAGAACAAGAAAAACTGGAAGCATTTATGATGATGAGTGTAGAAAAAGAACTTTTACATGAAGTGAAGTTTGAAGAAATtcttacttatattaaaaatagttcatCATTAATGAACAAgatgttaacataaatattagtttttgattattctgtactattaattaattatatattttaaatactaatacaataaaattagtttaaaacctTGTTAAAATATGCTTTATTTGTATCAACTTTACTTCCTATTATGTATTTCCCAATCAAAAGATATAACAATCATCAATGCGTTACAATTTTAATTCCAAAGCTCACTAAAATAGACTGTCATTAATATGTCTAACACATGTAATCAtcataattgaatttttttttagctaatagaatataaaattatttagacagcattatattgcatttattaatttttcattatcaaattcaataatacctacatttaaaaaaaagtcaatttcAAGAATCTTTGTAACAAAAATggcttgaaatttaaaaatattgaggtGATAGTAGACATTATAGTTTTCTCTATACAtgtgaataattaatagttatctaTAAACATAGACATAGGTAAGTGTATAACATAGAGTTATGGgtaatgtctatatatatataccagatacctataacATATAAGGTCTAAACGTGATTTGCAAGACTAGTATTGATTATATAAGCAAAACtaggttttaaaattttaaggttGATTATGACATATGTTTTTAATGCATAGagctatttttatgttttgggCCGCTTTCCTAAATTTGCCCACTGGGCCGGTGCCtacccagtccgcccctggcgttgcccgcgtattagtttgtttttttgcattttcgtaggccgtgtattattgttattatgtattagacatttttttttttttNNNNNNNNNNNNNNNNNNNNNNNNNNNNNNNNNNNNNNNNNNNNNNNNNNTATTTTATTTCagagatttaatttttacggaattatagatttataatatgaaacaaaatattattgttaatgcttgaaaattataatataaatataaaagtaagtaaaaatagttaaatattgtattcaacaggtataatataggtattttaaactttgatttGTATGT from Acyrthosiphon pisum isolate AL4f unplaced genomic scaffold, pea_aphid_22Mar2018_4r6ur Scaffold_21545;HRSCAF=24214, whole genome shotgun sequence includes these protein-coding regions:
- the LOC103308643 gene encoding uncharacterized protein LOC103308643 — its product is MNTNKKKVKGGAEKLRLKRNAELKASASHPNQKKLCFVSKSITSTTSLNLLSNEHENECDIIEVQTNVDSVHGAAPMMIEENLPSEVGDQINTSLTNTNSPLSIEEKVFDDVHIKHKQDVTVNLNLVPSVIETEENLPSEVGDQINTSLTNTNSPLSIEEKVFDDVHIKHKQDVTVNLNLVPSVIETEEKRTEDNIFLFRLPTSATLFEKLEFLKKHPIQPKYTHIKFDMMKIYYREVSGKKIHRNWLSFYVNNGILKSMYCSVCIAFGTKTNNFSSESGCTNFRHIYSVITSHEESSIHSTSVEIFFRASKEMSLEYLINRDMTNLRNEVVEKNIHVLKVVFDIVKFLGQQNLSYRGSAQGETLANIDDLSLNSGNFLEMVRLIAKRDVILNDHLTRSIKKSKQRIDKLKANNKESSKGRGSLVTFLSKTTVDKIIVAILISIRNKIKNEIGEQIFSIQMDSTQDIGVHDQASICIRYLYNGEIKERLFAVVNVINSSGKALFELLKDCFNQHGLHLDKVVGESFDGASNMSGSFSGLQSLIKSINNKSVYIWCYSHVLNLCICDTVSNLDAKNLFGLLNRLSTFFSSSYKRMNVWINENKLNNSIGSEKLKKLQKISESNTRWWSRKKALDWVFDGDGALFPVVLSALNHITTDSSFDAKCLSEARSLIGNLCEFKTIITAHLFLHIFKVIGPTSDYLQSNNIDILSAWTMVENAKKQINKISFDTIFSDSQGFTEKMNIKCYDLDLPDHIVVENVFPQQRVRHRKQQFDEQSEPQVLMQGLDKFKVDTFRCVIDQISVSLNERFSQNASLIADVQYLHPSYFINIKNTMPPNALKLIGNLINVDFKVLQNELLSFSRIFPNIIGSISQRTSNLIDSTKSKVIETDIEEENDYINDFNSNSADSNELLYDEDEKHLNIKAKHTVEECNQCLICCYKMLYKYNMHSIAYTNIYLAYEYALTLSFTQVNCERAFSKLKLIKTRLRATLEQEKLEAFMMMSVEKELLHEVKFEEILTYIKNSSSLMNKMLT